In Patescibacteria group bacterium, a single window of DNA contains:
- a CDS encoding glycosyltransferase family 1 protein: MSSHNLKIAIFSNTFGPKDAMGQHVHLIKKVFPEAEIFLERGNEDPQIATHTYYFIKRYPWMSLYMLEWRLGLRLKALEWFLRPLEKLAFQHEARKFLNYDIVLVEWGLYHKAIHLLPFLTHLEKRPRLIFDYHGVTPPEHILSRGKRLIAQKTIEVTREGADYADISLVRSQFMAEELKGFGHPRKIVLNPLPFLGGECRDAHPAQLRHKYGLEKKKILLYIGRISTHKNLEVVVRSLGNLSRDDVYFIVVGNNRHRSLAAEKERLFALARDLRIPHRIIFTGEVSQEELVSWYRACDVFVMPSLHEGFCWPLVDAMAYGKPVLASRYGAIPETLGEAGLYFDAKNPKDLAEKINQILEDQDLRNRLAQMGREKVKEYSWERYKDVLKQLVRR; encoded by the coding sequence ATGTCTTCCCACAATTTAAAAATTGCTATCTTTTCTAACACTTTTGGTCCCAAGGACGCGATGGGTCAGCACGTGCATTTGATTAAAAAAGTTTTTCCGGAAGCAGAAATCTTTTTAGAACGCGGGAATGAGGATCCGCAAATCGCAACCCATACTTATTATTTCATTAAGCGTTATCCTTGGATGAGTTTGTATATGTTGGAATGGAGATTGGGGCTGCGGTTGAAGGCGCTGGAATGGTTTTTGAGACCGCTTGAAAAATTAGCTTTCCAGCACGAGGCAAGGAAGTTTTTAAATTATGATATTGTCTTAGTGGAATGGGGTCTTTACCATAAAGCCATTCATCTTTTGCCATTCTTGACGCATTTAGAGAAAAGGCCGCGTTTGATTTTTGACTATCACGGCGTGACACCGCCAGAACATATTTTATCGCGAGGGAAAAGACTGATTGCCCAAAAAACGATTGAGGTCACGAGAGAGGGCGCGGATTATGCGGATATCTCTCTGGTGCGGTCACAGTTTATGGCAGAGGAGCTAAAAGGTTTTGGTCATCCCCGAAAAATAGTGTTAAATCCCCTGCCATTTTTAGGAGGAGAGTGTCGAGATGCACATCCCGCGCAATTGCGCCACAAATATGGACTAGAAAAGAAGAAAATTTTGCTTTATATTGGCCGCATCTCCACTCATAAAAATTTGGAAGTGGTGGTTAGAAGTTTAGGGAACCTTTCGCGGGACGATGTTTATTTTATTGTGGTAGGCAACAATCGTCACCGTTCTCTAGCCGCGGAAAAAGAAAGATTATTCGCTTTGGCGCGGGATTTAAGAATACCGCATCGGATTATTTTTACGGGTGAGGTATCGCAAGAAGAGTTAGTGAGTTGGTACCGCGCTTGCGATGTTTTTGTGATGCCAAGTTTACATGAGGGTTTTTGCTGGCCTTTGGTTGACGCAATGGCTTATGGAAAACCAGTTTTGGCTTCGCGTTATGGAGCCATTCCGGAAACTTTAGGCGAGGCGGGACTTTATTTTGACGCGAAGAATCCTAAGGATTTGGCGGAAAAAATAAACCAAATATTGGAAGATCAGGACTTGCGAAACAGACTAGCGCAGATGGGTAGGGAGAAGGTGAAGGAGTATAGTTGGGAGAGATACAAAGATGTTTTAAAACAATTGGTCAGAAGATAA
- a CDS encoding glycosyltransferase family 4 protein — translation MKILKLEIENYKFSMNIIFLTKYFPPDSIGGGEISAYYLALGLAGKGHQITVIKRGKKNRDYNESKNLKILERKKLFTAEVPNFERRWAKKQAQILIQDIPRDTQIIHSHDFHSALIGAELKKIIPCHPLFIATVRDYWPVCGYGKVKINGEVCPGCKNFRDFKDCPKVARGNLIQKYLRMWRYHYNIPQRQESLKQLDEVIYISQALRDEIKKSRNISFPFSAKKVIYNSIPLEIENYTSGSNAEGKTILFAGLLDLHKGVEFLLKALSKIALKADFQCILAGTGPLFEKYKKMAKYLRIEDKVNFLGAIPYRLMPDLYRKADLVVMPSLWPEPFGRTALEGMAYGKAVVSTRHGAPQEFIQNNETGILIEPGNVLELAERIIFLLQNPDERRRIGENARKDVLEKFHPAKIAEEYEKVYQYNE, via the coding sequence TTGAAAATTTTGAAATTAGAAATTGAAAATTATAAATTTTCCATGAATATTATTTTTTTAACCAAATACTTCCCCCCTGATTCTATCGGGGGTGGTGAAATATCGGCTTATTATCTGGCGTTAGGCTTAGCGGGCAAAGGACATCAAATTACGGTGATCAAGAGAGGCAAAAAGAACCGAGATTATAATGAGAGCAAGAATTTAAAGATTTTAGAGCGAAAAAAACTTTTCACCGCAGAGGTGCCGAATTTTGAAAGACGTTGGGCGAAAAAACAGGCGCAAATTCTAATTCAGGATATCCCGCGGGACACGCAGATAATCCATAGCCACGATTTTCATTCAGCATTGATTGGTGCGGAGTTAAAAAAGATTATCCCTTGCCACCCACTTTTTATCGCCACTGTGCGGGATTATTGGCCTGTTTGCGGCTATGGCAAAGTCAAAATAAACGGCGAGGTTTGCCCGGGGTGCAAAAATTTTCGCGATTTTAAGGATTGTCCGAAGGTTGCCCGCGGCAATTTGATCCAGAAATATTTAAGAATGTGGCGGTATCATTATAATATTCCCCAAAGGCAGGAGAGCTTGAAGCAGCTGGACGAAGTAATCTACATCAGCCAGGCCCTACGCGATGAGATTAAAAAATCCCGCAATATCTCTTTTCCTTTTTCCGCAAAAAAGGTAATCTATAATTCTATTCCCCTAGAAATAGAGAATTACACATCGGGTTCTAATGCTGAGGGTAAAACAATTTTATTTGCCGGTCTTTTGGATCTTCACAAAGGCGTAGAATTTTTATTAAAAGCCTTAAGTAAAATCGCCTTAAAGGCTGACTTTCAATGTATTTTAGCCGGCACTGGTCCTCTTTTTGAGAAGTATAAAAAAATGGCAAAATATTTGCGCATTGAAGATAAAGTGAATTTTTTAGGCGCTATCCCCTATCGTTTAATGCCGGATTTGTACCGCAAGGCGGATCTTGTGGTGATGCCTTCCCTTTGGCCTGAACCCTTTGGCCGCACGGCTTTAGAAGGTATGGCTTATGGAAAGGCGGTCGTTTCCACGCGCCACGGCGCTCCGCAAGAATTTATACAAAATAACGAGACCGGAATCCTTATTGAGCCTGGTAATGTTCTGGAGCTAGCCGAGCGCATTATTTTCCTTTTGCAGAATCCCGATGAGCGGCGCAGAATTGGCGAGAACGCGAGAAAAGATGTTTTGGAAAAATTCCATCCCGCGAAAATTGCGGAAGAATACGAAAAGGTTTATCAATATAACGAATAA
- a CDS encoding glycosyltransferase family 1 protein: MLIGIDASRGFLKKRTGVEEYSYQIVKALIKVDSQNQYILYLNGQENEEVARGIVWPSNFKLKNIPFPRLWVHLALCIAAWRDKLDVLFIPAQAMPIFYPRETVVTLHGLEYEHYPESYSAWRRFYLRWTTRFSLKHAAKIIAVSENTKKDLIKMYGGDAEKIKVVYHGFSVSAPTSSFLPAQGRGSVRTPSISPLERGSEFPLLSKEGSREVLNPFLLSIGRLEKRKNIINLIKTFELLKGDGFRGELVLVGKPGYGYSEIKKAILSSPDQKDIIEKGYVPEEEKWQILQSAAVFIFPSFYEGFGMPLLEAFAADVPVAASNTSSLPEIGGDACVYFNPENVDDIARKIREVLASNNLRQDLIQKGQTRLANFSWQKCGRETLFILIKNRS; the protein is encoded by the coding sequence ATGCTCATCGGTATTGATGCCTCGCGTGGTTTCTTAAAGAAACGCACGGGAGTGGAGGAATATTCTTATCAAATTGTTAAGGCGTTAATAAAAGTTGATTCTCAAAATCAATACATTTTGTATTTAAATGGCCAAGAAAATGAAGAAGTGGCGCGAGGGATTGTGTGGCCTTCAAATTTTAAATTAAAAAATATCCCCTTTCCGCGGCTTTGGGTGCATCTAGCTTTGTGTATAGCAGCTTGGCGGGATAAGCTTGATGTTTTGTTTATTCCGGCGCAGGCGATGCCGATTTTTTATCCGCGGGAAACGGTTGTCACTTTACATGGTTTAGAATATGAACATTATCCAGAATCTTATTCGGCTTGGCGCAGATTTTATTTGCGTTGGACGACTCGTTTTAGTTTAAAACATGCGGCGAAGATTATTGCTGTTTCGGAAAATACAAAAAAGGATTTGATTAAAATGTATGGTGGAGATGCGGAGAAAATTAAAGTGGTTTATCATGGGTTTAGTGTTTCTGCTCCCACCTCCTCTTTTCTTCCCGCTCAGGGCAGGGGGAGTGTCAGAACCCCCTCCATCTCCCCCTTAGAAAGGGGGAGTGAATTTCCCCTCCTTTCCAAGGAGGGGTCGAGGGAGGTTCTGAATCCTTTTCTTCTCTCCATTGGCCGTTTGGAAAAGCGCAAAAATATTATCAATTTAATCAAGACTTTTGAATTGTTAAAAGGAGATGGCTTCCGCGGTGAGTTGGTCCTTGTTGGTAAGCCTGGCTATGGCTATTCAGAAATAAAAAAAGCGATTTTAAGTTCGCCTGATCAAAAAGATATTATTGAGAAAGGATATGTTCCTGAAGAAGAAAAATGGCAGATTTTGCAATCCGCCGCGGTATTCATTTTTCCTTCTTTTTATGAGGGCTTTGGTATGCCGCTTTTAGAAGCATTCGCCGCGGATGTACCGGTTGCGGCATCCAACACTTCTTCTTTGCCTGAAATTGGTGGTGATGCTTGTGTTTATTTTAACCCCGAGAATGTGGACGATATAGCGCGAAAGATAAGGGAGGTTTTGGCAAGTAACAACCTGCGTCAAGATTTAATTCAAAAAGGTCAAACGCGTTTGGCTAATTTTA